Proteins from a single region of Abyssalbus ytuae:
- a CDS encoding dipeptidase, whose amino-acid sequence MVKLNQIEKELSTETQSNLDSCLKGNARLIGFTIYPIERQYASRKNGYLGFLSVFTFFLFKKGMTKIFSRKKELYVSLMEIFVGISRKTILRFWEEQKDKEKETVDYYHDYKTELQIFIDEHNKEVVEGTKRLKLVQSYKEYEVFKEDENTICGFLTAEGLHSFGSYNLKDLFQKKNIDTISENNRKAVIGSFEKNLREVRQGNHCPLFITLAHHFNNLIFGHAKTFAFPMNLFFRQDPEMNTGITTYGKSLIKDLLDKKKGRRILLDIKHLSVKSRTQFYQLIEDCNTEFLAEQDSMKIPIVCSHAAVNGRKTLKETFMTKMKSSTNKKAYVSRWDVNLCDEDILKIRDSNGLIGVLMHEGRMPGKIFGKRLKEILESKELDKDEKIKVQKLLYIQLFLTNVYHIVQVTHNTPNGMSNMKGWDIVSLGSDNDGIVNPFDTYKDSGYLTEFRNDIEEYLNNYQQNLEAGYGIIDVLQSYRGKKQMPELDVKRLNGSYSTKNIVDKIFYENVETFLETYFTEDYLT is encoded by the coding sequence TTGGTTAAGCTAAACCAAATTGAAAAAGAGCTTTCCACTGAAACCCAATCTAACTTAGATAGCTGTTTGAAGGGCAATGCAAGGCTTATCGGTTTTACCATTTACCCGATAGAACGGCAATATGCCAGTAGAAAAAATGGTTATTTGGGATTCTTGTCGGTATTTACTTTTTTTCTTTTTAAGAAGGGAATGACAAAGATTTTTAGTCGAAAAAAAGAATTATATGTTTCTCTGATGGAAATATTTGTGGGCATCTCGCGGAAAACAATACTCCGGTTTTGGGAAGAGCAAAAAGATAAGGAAAAAGAAACCGTTGATTATTACCATGATTATAAAACGGAACTACAAATATTTATTGATGAACATAACAAAGAAGTTGTAGAAGGCACGAAAAGATTGAAATTGGTCCAATCCTACAAAGAATATGAGGTTTTCAAAGAAGATGAAAACACAATATGCGGATTCCTTACTGCTGAAGGGCTGCACAGCTTCGGTAGCTATAATTTAAAAGACCTGTTTCAAAAAAAGAATATTGACACCATAAGTGAAAATAACAGAAAGGCTGTAATAGGTTCTTTTGAAAAAAACCTGCGCGAAGTGAGGCAAGGAAATCACTGTCCTCTTTTTATAACACTTGCACATCACTTCAACAACCTGATTTTTGGCCATGCCAAAACTTTTGCTTTTCCAATGAACTTATTTTTTAGGCAAGACCCTGAGATGAATACGGGAATTACTACATACGGCAAAAGTTTGATTAAGGATTTGTTGGACAAAAAGAAAGGGAGGAGAATCTTACTTGACATAAAGCATCTTTCGGTAAAGTCCCGCACCCAGTTTTATCAACTCATTGAAGATTGCAACACAGAATTTTTGGCGGAGCAAGATTCGATGAAAATTCCCATTGTTTGTAGCCATGCAGCGGTAAATGGTCGCAAAACATTGAAAGAGACCTTCATGACAAAGATGAAAAGCAGTACTAATAAAAAGGCCTACGTTAGTCGATGGGACGTAAACCTTTGTGATGAAGATATCCTTAAGATTCGTGACTCAAATGGATTGATCGGTGTTCTTATGCATGAGGGCCGGATGCCTGGAAAAATATTTGGTAAGCGCTTAAAAGAAATACTGGAATCTAAAGAACTGGATAAGGATGAAAAAATCAAAGTTCAAAAACTCCTTTACATTCAGCTGTTTTTGACCAATGTATACCATATTGTACAGGTCACCCATAACACACCTAATGGTATGAGCAATATGAAAGGATGGGATATTGTCAGCCTGGGTTCAGATAATGACGGTATCGTGAATCCTTTTGATACCTACAAAGATTCGGGTTATTTGACAGAATTCCGTAATGACATTGAGGAATACTTAAATAATTACCAACAAAATTTGGAAGCTGGTTATGGAATAATTGATGTTTTGCAAAGTTACAGGGGAAAGAAACAGATGCCCGAACTTGATGTTAAGAGGCTTAATGGAAGTTATTCGACTAAAAATATTGTCGACAAAATCTTTTATGAAAATGTGGAGACCTTCTTGGAGACCTATTTTACTGAAGACTATTTAACGTGA
- a CDS encoding DNA/RNA non-specific endonuclease, with protein sequence MAYAANFIEGFEILPPKINESEKQKFGKEIGNEDNFYLEYSNFSLLHNPLRKFAYYTAANIDGEKFKKITRKDIFPEGRDKWQKDNRISGEYQLGHELYKAVRSDFDKGHLTKREDVQWGENENVAIQAARSTFYFTNAVPQVDRLNRGIWKQIENYILHSEVVKNNFKVSLFTGPVLQEQDPCFVTKVNKKVLRLPYLFWKVIYYLKNDKLFYTGFLTSQKGLLEKKRIIEPVNRCLTSPQAPFLNFKDAETYQVNIALIEKLTRLNFTKAGEVFKNNKPEKLILAGIDIRSGKEMDFTNVSMNVKL encoded by the coding sequence ATGGCATATGCTGCTAATTTTATAGAAGGTTTTGAAATTTTACCACCCAAAATCAATGAATCCGAAAAGCAAAAATTCGGCAAGGAAATTGGAAATGAAGATAATTTTTATCTGGAATATTCCAATTTTAGCCTCCTACACAACCCATTGAGAAAATTTGCCTATTATACGGCAGCTAATATAGATGGGGAGAAATTCAAAAAAATAACCCGTAAAGATATTTTTCCCGAAGGAAGGGACAAATGGCAAAAAGACAACCGTATTTCCGGTGAATATCAATTGGGGCATGAATTATATAAGGCAGTAAGAAGTGATTTTGATAAAGGGCATCTTACAAAAAGGGAAGATGTACAATGGGGGGAAAATGAAAATGTGGCTATTCAGGCCGCCCGGTCAACATTTTATTTTACCAATGCCGTACCACAAGTTGACAGGCTTAACAGGGGTATCTGGAAACAGATAGAAAATTATATACTACATAGTGAAGTTGTAAAGAACAATTTTAAGGTTTCACTTTTTACAGGGCCCGTACTTCAAGAACAAGACCCGTGTTTTGTAACAAAAGTTAACAAAAAAGTACTTAGGTTACCTTATTTGTTTTGGAAAGTTATATACTATTTAAAAAATGACAAACTGTTTTACACCGGGTTTTTAACCAGCCAGAAAGGGCTTTTAGAGAAAAAAAGAATTATTGAACCCGTTAACAGATGTTTAACCTCTCCCCAGGCTCCTTTTTTAAATTTTAAAGACGCAGAAACCTACCAGGTCAATATTGCTTTAATAGAAAAATTAACCCGGTTAAATTTTACAAAAGCCGGTGAGGTCTTTAAAAACAACAAACCAGAAAAATTAATATTAGCCGGTATAGATATCCGGTCAGGTAAGGAAATGGACTTTACAAATGTATCTATGAACGTTAAGTTATAA
- a CDS encoding N-acetylglucosamine kinase, translating to MILIADSGSTKCDWVLLGKNNKVILKTTTTGINPTLLSPAEIQNILHGSGDLEKIKENTRKILFYGAGCAGRQSHGRLQKVLSVFFPHAAITIEEDLTAAVHGATTLPGVVCILGTGSNCCYYDGKKIHLHHISLGYAVMDECSGNYFGKQLLKAYFYNHMPSELKIKFENLFDLSPDSVLKNLYHNENPSAYLAGFARFLIENRSHTFIKTIIKKGIDSLFETLLKSYSKELKNNPLHFVGSIAWCLQEEITEQTKHRNYEVKSFVRRPIDNIIANIHNINP from the coding sequence ATGATTCTTATTGCAGACAGCGGGTCTACCAAGTGCGATTGGGTACTATTAGGCAAAAACAACAAAGTTATCTTAAAAACTACCACAACAGGTATTAACCCCACCCTGCTCTCACCCGCTGAAATACAAAATATTTTACACGGCTCCGGCGATTTGGAGAAGATAAAAGAAAATACCCGTAAAATCCTGTTTTACGGGGCAGGCTGTGCCGGCAGGCAATCCCATGGCCGCCTTCAAAAGGTCCTTTCGGTTTTTTTTCCGCATGCAGCCATTACCATAGAAGAAGATCTAACCGCCGCCGTACACGGTGCCACCACATTACCAGGAGTAGTATGTATTTTGGGAACAGGTTCCAATTGCTGTTATTATGACGGTAAAAAAATTCACCTGCACCACATCTCACTGGGATATGCAGTAATGGACGAATGTAGCGGCAACTATTTTGGCAAGCAACTATTAAAAGCATATTTCTATAACCATATGCCTTCGGAATTAAAAATAAAATTTGAAAACCTTTTTGACTTATCACCCGATTCCGTTTTAAAAAACCTTTACCATAACGAAAACCCCAGTGCCTACCTGGCCGGCTTTGCCCGCTTTTTAATTGAAAACCGATCACATACCTTTATAAAAACCATCATAAAAAAAGGCATTGACAGCTTGTTTGAAACCCTTTTAAAAAGCTACAGCAAAGAACTCAAAAACAACCCCCTGCATTTTGTAGGCTCCATAGCCTGGTGCCTGCAGGAAGAAATTACGGAACAAACAAAACACAGGAACTACGAAGTAAAATCTTTTGTAAGGCGGCCAATAGATAATATAATAGCAAACATACACAATATTAACCCATAA
- a CDS encoding GIY-YIG nuclease family protein, producing the protein MLYSYFVYIVTNQNKTTLYVGVTNNIQKRISQHYFDSEHVKKSFAGKYNCYYLVYYEGFEDINQAILREKEIKKWRREKKDKLISEFNPQWEFLNHQIF; encoded by the coding sequence ATGCTTTACAGTTATTTCGTTTACATAGTTACAAACCAAAATAAAACAACCCTTTATGTTGGTGTTACAAACAATATTCAAAAAAGAATTTCCCAACATTATTTTGATAGTGAACATGTAAAAAAGTCTTTTGCAGGTAAATATAATTGTTATTATTTGGTTTATTATGAAGGCTTTGAAGACATAAACCAAGCAATTTTAAGAGAAAAAGAAATTAAAAAATGGCGACGGGAAAAAAAAGATAAGCTAATTAGTGAGTTTAATCCTCAATGGGAATTCTTAAATCATCAAATATTCTAA
- a CDS encoding IS3 family transposase (programmed frameshift), with the protein MAKKYDYEFKTMIVELLQSGQSVKSVSNEYGLNGSMIRKWRKCYEENIGGFTTTKELSEEQKRIQLLEKELRNVKLERDIFKKGGEHLLRERQVRYEFILSNKGYFPVGKMCKCMKVSKSAFYNWLKTKDIRKEKESLEYLKNRITVIFEESNQIYGSRRIQKSLERENIYYSRSYISFLMKKLGLKSVLRKKYILTTDSDHSYEVPKNILNREFTSSQLGEKWVSDITYIRIGNQWYYFTMVLDLADRKVLAWTLSDDMTTENTIYKTWLLAKKRRAITKHHIFHSDRGVQYASNTMKKLLGSNLKISQSISRKGNCWDNAVAESFFKTLKYECVYRHKFKSFLEAHYVIDEYIKWYNTKRLHSSLGYKTPLEVEQEYLNIKNKKVA; encoded by the exons ATGGCAAAAAAGTATGATTATGAATTTAAGACAATGATTGTAGAGTTATTACAATCAGGTCAAAGTGTAAAATCGGTTAGTAATGAATACGGTTTAAATGGCAGTATGATTCGTAAATGGCGTAAATGTTACGAAGAAAATATAGGGGGTTTCACAACCACCAAAGAGCTATCAGAAGAGCAAAAGCGTATCCAATTATTAGAAAAGGAACTTAGAAATGTAAAGTTAGAGCGCGATATAT TTAAAAAAGGCGGTGAGCATCTTCTCCGTGAGCGACAAGTGAGATATGAATTTATTTTATCAAATAAAGGCTATTTTCCTGTTGGGAAGATGTGTAAGTGTATGAAAGTGAGTAAGAGTGCGTTTTATAATTGGTTAAAAACAAAAGATATAAGAAAAGAAAAAGAAAGTTTAGAATATTTGAAAAATAGGATTACAGTTATTTTTGAAGAAAGTAATCAAATTTATGGTAGTCGACGTATCCAAAAATCTTTAGAAAGAGAAAATATTTATTATAGTCGTTCTTATATATCATTTTTAATGAAGAAGTTAGGTTTAAAAAGTGTATTGAGAAAAAAGTATATACTTACTACAGATTCGGATCATTCCTATGAAGTTCCTAAAAACATTTTAAATAGAGAGTTTACCAGTAGTCAATTAGGAGAAAAATGGGTTTCTGATATTACTTATATACGAATTGGAAATCAATGGTATTATTTTACTATGGTTTTAGATTTAGCAGATAGGAAAGTACTTGCTTGGACTTTAAGTGATGATATGACTACTGAAAATACGATTTATAAAACATGGTTGTTAGCAAAGAAGAGAAGAGCTATTACAAAACATCATATTTTTCATTCAGACAGAGGGGTTCAATACGCTTCCAATACAATGAAAAAACTATTAGGTAGTAATTTAAAAATAAGCCAATCAATCAGTAGAAAAGGAAACTGTTGGGATAATGCCGTAGCTGAATCCTTCTTTAAAACATTAAAGTATGAGTGTGTTTACAGACATAAATTTAAATCATTTTTAGAGGCTCATTATGTAATTGATGAATATATAAAATGGTATAATACTAAAAGATTACATTCTTCTTTAGGATATAAAACTCCTTTAGAAGTAGAACAAGAATATCTAAACATTAAAAACAAAAAAGTGGCTTAA
- a CDS encoding transposase: MFKENKSHMQGNLFGVEHFWTKKQQKYFEGSTELTFYNKVFHLIDEKSFACLYSTEKSRPNVPINQLVGSLILKHLNDWTYSELFQNLNFNALTRYAIGITSPEEDVFAEASIFNFQNRLIEHYERTGEDLMTNMFLLITKDHIKKYKVSTNIQRGDSFLVDSKVMDYSKLRLLVEVVKRLFRNMDPADSEQYCELLESYANQSSTQYVYALRKQELTSEYQKIAMAYYTIKNTIDSKYKESEAYKTFQRVYTEYFKIKEDGTQIELKPGKESKSSDIKSPDDPEATFTSKYHKGHVGYTVHISETVNPDNKLELITDVVVHPNNVSDDRILESRIEKIKHNMPEWDEYFADGAYGNEQVDILNEKHGITLYHKGIKGRKSYGDFRIHDDGDTVSMSCAGNQKVMAQRTDKRYKAVFDNSICATCPLEAKCNAKKIGGKLKEMKRTYYFGRENILAHKRMTNIERIPKSRWNTRANVEATIKEMKRGINNGKVRVRRWIRVSLHMIFTAMSVNLRRIHLKTA; this comes from the coding sequence ATGTTCAAAGAAAACAAGAGCCATATGCAGGGTAATCTATTCGGAGTTGAGCACTTCTGGACCAAGAAGCAGCAGAAGTACTTTGAGGGTTCTACCGAGCTCACGTTCTACAATAAGGTGTTCCACCTGATAGACGAGAAAAGCTTTGCATGCCTTTATTCAACAGAGAAGAGCAGGCCCAATGTGCCCATCAACCAATTGGTCGGGAGCCTGATATTGAAGCACCTGAACGATTGGACCTATTCAGAGCTTTTCCAGAACCTGAACTTTAATGCACTTACCCGTTATGCCATAGGCATTACCTCACCAGAAGAAGATGTATTCGCTGAGGCCAGTATTTTCAATTTCCAGAACAGGCTAATCGAACACTATGAGAGAACGGGCGAAGACCTGATGACCAATATGTTCCTGCTCATTACCAAGGATCACATAAAAAAATACAAGGTCAGCACCAACATCCAGCGAGGGGACAGTTTTCTGGTAGACTCCAAGGTGATGGACTATTCCAAACTCCGCCTGTTGGTGGAGGTAGTAAAGAGGCTCTTCAGGAATATGGATCCAGCAGATAGCGAGCAATACTGCGAACTGTTGGAGAGCTATGCCAACCAGAGTTCAACACAATATGTCTATGCACTGAGAAAACAGGAACTGACCTCCGAATACCAGAAGATAGCTATGGCATACTATACAATCAAAAATACCATAGACAGCAAATACAAGGAAAGCGAAGCGTACAAAACCTTCCAAAGAGTATACACCGAGTACTTCAAGATAAAAGAGGACGGCACCCAGATCGAGCTTAAGCCCGGTAAAGAATCAAAGTCAAGCGACATAAAGTCTCCTGATGATCCCGAAGCTACCTTTACATCAAAGTACCATAAGGGGCATGTGGGTTATACGGTGCACATAAGCGAGACCGTAAATCCCGATAACAAATTGGAACTCATCACCGATGTAGTGGTACACCCCAACAATGTCAGCGATGACAGGATACTGGAGTCGCGCATAGAGAAGATCAAACACAATATGCCCGAATGGGATGAATACTTTGCCGATGGGGCTTATGGCAACGAACAGGTAGACATACTGAACGAGAAGCATGGGATTACCCTCTATCATAAAGGAATCAAGGGAAGAAAATCATATGGAGATTTTAGAATACACGATGACGGGGACACAGTATCGATGAGCTGTGCGGGCAACCAAAAGGTCATGGCCCAGAGAACGGACAAGAGGTATAAAGCGGTCTTTGACAACAGTATCTGTGCCACCTGTCCGTTGGAAGCAAAATGCAACGCGAAAAAGATCGGTGGGAAGTTAAAGGAGATGAAAAGGACCTATTACTTTGGAAGGGAGAACATACTGGCTCACAAGAGAATGACCAACATAGAGCGTATACCCAAATCGCGATGGAATACCCGAGCTAATGTAGAGGCAACGATAAAGGAGATGAAAAGAGGTATTAACAACGGCAAAGTAAGGGTAAGACGGTGGATACGTGTGTCCCTGCATATGATATTTACCGCAATGAGTGTGAATTTAAGGAGGATACACCTTAAAACCGCCTAA
- a CDS encoding DNA-binding domain-containing protein, with the protein MSLKYSLNENLLTPQPDDYSARPQGVKSHDLESIIAQMVSKGSTVTRTDILAVLNNFFEVVGAITANGETINTDLFKTNFSISGVFEGATDGFDKSRHTIKINTNTGKVLKEALAKIQVEKITTPEIIPHIIEVKDSISGSVNDHITSNGILEITGSLLKIEGDHPDNGIYLIAEDGTKNKVTTIADNKPGRLFAVLPTLTAGEYTLEVTTQYNGGNSELKAPRTGTFNKPLTAI; encoded by the coding sequence ATGAGTCTGAAATATTCATTAAACGAAAACTTGCTTACCCCACAACCCGATGATTATAGTGCACGCCCACAAGGAGTAAAAAGCCATGACCTGGAGAGTATTATTGCACAAATGGTTAGCAAAGGCAGTACCGTAACCCGTACTGATATACTGGCCGTACTCAACAATTTTTTTGAAGTGGTGGGTGCCATTACCGCCAATGGCGAAACTATTAATACCGACCTTTTTAAAACCAACTTCTCCATATCAGGAGTGTTTGAAGGAGCCACCGATGGTTTTGACAAAAGCCGCCATACCATAAAAATAAATACCAATACCGGCAAGGTACTTAAAGAAGCCCTGGCAAAAATACAGGTAGAAAAAATAACCACCCCGGAAATTATTCCGCATATAATAGAAGTAAAAGACAGTATAAGTGGCAGTGTTAACGACCATATTACCAGCAACGGCATACTGGAAATTACAGGCAGCCTGCTAAAAATAGAAGGCGACCACCCCGATAATGGTATATACCTTATAGCCGAAGACGGTACCAAAAACAAAGTTACCACCATAGCCGACAATAAACCCGGCAGACTTTTTGCAGTGCTCCCCACCCTTACTGCCGGGGAATATACCCTGGAGGTAACCACCCAATATAATGGCGGAAACTCAGAGCTTAAGGCACCCCGTACAGGTACTTTTAATAAACCCCTTACCGCAATTTAA